The proteins below come from a single Xenopus tropicalis strain Nigerian chromosome 9, UCB_Xtro_10.0, whole genome shotgun sequence genomic window:
- the LOC101732823 gene encoding histone H2A type 1 yields the protein MSGRGKQGGKVRAKAKTRSSRAGLQFPVGRVHRLLRKGNYAERVGAGAPVYLAAVLEYLTAEILELAGNAARDNKKTRIIPRHLQLAVRNDEELNKLLGGVTIAQGGVLPNIQSVLLPKKTESSKAAKSK from the coding sequence ATGTCCGGAAGAGGCAAACAAGGCGGGAAGGTTCGGGCTAAGGCCAAGACCCGCTCATCCCgggctgggctgcagttcccagttGGTCGAGTTCACAGGCTCTTGAGAAAGGGCAATTATGCTGAGCGGGTGGGAGCCGGAGCTCCGGTCTATCTGGCCGCAGTGCTCGAATACCTGACCGCTGAGATcctggagttggccgggaacgctgcccgggataacaagaagacccgtatcatccccaggcacctgcagctcgctgtgcgcaatgatgaggagctgaacaaactgctcggaggagtcactatcgctcagggcggggtcctgcccaacatccagtccGTGCTGCTGCCCAAGAAAACCGAGAGCTCTAAGGCGGCCAAGAGCAAGTGA
- the h2bc12 gene encoding H2B clustered histone 12 (The RefSeq protein has 1 substitution compared to this genomic sequence): MPDPAKSAPAPKKGSKKAVTKTQKKDGKKRRKTRKESYAIYVYKVLKQVHPDTGISSKAMSIMNSFVNDVFERIAGEASRLAHYNKRSTITSREIQTAVRLLLPGELAKHAVSEGTKAVTKYTSAK; the protein is encoded by the coding sequence ATGCCTGAACCAGCCAAGTCCGCTCCAGCCCCGAAGAAAGGCTCCAAGAAAGCGGTGACCAAGAcccagaagaaagatgggaagaagcgcaggaagacaaggaaggagagttacgccatttacgtgtacaaggtgctgaagcaggtgcaccccgataccggcatctcctccaaggccatgagcatcatgaactcctttgtcaacgatgtgtttgagcgcatcgcaggggaagcctcccgcctggctcattacaacaagcgctccaccatcacctcccgggagatccagaccgcggtccgcctgctgctgcctggggagctggccaagcacgccgtgtccgagggcaccaaggctgttaccaagtacaccagcgccaagtaa